The proteins below come from a single Arthrobacter sp. B1I2 genomic window:
- a CDS encoding LacI family DNA-binding transcriptional regulator: MVSKQDTRRATISEIAREAGVSVPTVSKVLNGHAHVAAETRARVEEIISRRDYARRPAKRRQKAGLVDLVFPGLGSEWALEIIEGVERVAQDAGYGTVVSSLSLDGSRIRPWLANLAERKSDGLLMAVYQLDAKQIQRVKSLGIPVVLIDPVGQPGPDLMTVGAANWEGGFSATEHLLQLGHKRIAMIGGREDLQCSSAREDGYISALRRAGIVADPALMVPGDFSIESGEAATRKLLDLPERPTAIFTGNDGQAMGAYRAARSAGLRIPEDLSIIGFDDIPAAEWIEPGLTTIRQPVVQMAETAMRALLRHLDGDEELPQRIELGTELVVRGSTAPPANK, from the coding sequence GTGGTGAGCAAGCAGGACACCAGGCGCGCGACGATCAGTGAGATTGCCCGGGAGGCCGGGGTTTCGGTTCCCACGGTGTCCAAGGTTCTGAACGGGCACGCCCACGTGGCGGCGGAGACGCGGGCCCGGGTGGAGGAAATCATCTCCCGGCGCGATTACGCTCGCCGCCCTGCCAAGCGCAGGCAGAAGGCCGGCCTGGTGGATCTGGTGTTTCCGGGGCTGGGCTCGGAGTGGGCGTTGGAAATCATCGAGGGCGTCGAACGCGTGGCCCAGGACGCGGGCTACGGAACGGTGGTGAGCAGCCTGAGCCTGGACGGCTCGCGCATCCGGCCATGGCTGGCCAACCTCGCGGAGCGTAAATCGGATGGGCTGCTGATGGCCGTGTACCAGCTCGACGCCAAACAGATCCAGCGTGTTAAGTCCCTGGGGATTCCGGTGGTGCTGATCGATCCCGTCGGCCAGCCCGGGCCTGACCTGATGACGGTGGGCGCGGCGAACTGGGAGGGCGGCTTCTCGGCTACCGAGCACTTGCTGCAACTGGGGCACAAGCGGATCGCCATGATCGGCGGCCGCGAGGACCTGCAGTGCAGCAGCGCCCGCGAGGATGGCTACATCTCGGCGCTGCGCCGGGCGGGCATTGTGGCGGATCCGGCGCTGATGGTTCCGGGGGACTTCTCCATTGAGTCGGGCGAGGCCGCCACCCGCAAGCTACTGGACCTGCCGGAGCGGCCGACGGCGATCTTCACCGGCAATGACGGCCAGGCCATGGGTGCCTACCGGGCAGCGCGCTCTGCCGGGCTGCGTATTCCGGAGGACCTGTCCATCATCGGGTTCGACGACATTCCGGCGGCCGAGTGGATCGAACCCGGGCTGACCACCATCCGCCAGCCGGTAGTCCAGATGGCCGAGACTGCCATGCGCGCCCTGCTCCGCCATCTTGACGGTGACGAGGAATTGCCTCAGCGGATTGAGCTGGGCACCGAACTGGTGGTCAGGGGCTCCACGGCCCCGCCAGCCAATAAGTAG
- a CDS encoding glycoside hydrolase family 3 N-terminal domain-containing protein: protein MTSGAAEKQAFPTSAAGCPSGPDAGDAVDRLIREMTLEEKLAQLAGVWVNASTDGDSVAPLQNEMAGDARSWEDMISSGLGQITRMYGTVPLEPLEGARRLAAAQEQIMAASRFRIPAQVHEECLAGLAAWKATAFPVPLAWGATFNPVLVRRMAGLIGDQMRALGVHQGLAPVLDVVRDLRWGRVEETIGEDPYLVGTLAGSYVQGLEETGIVATLKHFVGYSASRAGRNHAPVSMGPRELADVMLPPFELALKHGGARSVMHAYTDIDGVPAAANRALLTSLLRDEWGFAGTVVADYFGVAFLNVTHGIAADSGEAAALALKAGVDVELPTVNCYGKPLLERVRSGDVSESLVDTALRRVLRQKQEAGLLALGFDPAPPVLAAGTIDLDPAGNRALAREIAAQSLVLLTNRTHDGAPSLPLPAAASASLGVVGPLAQDPFAMLGCYSFDAHVGASHPDVPMGIRVPTVAAVAVERFGSIQAAGTGNCEAIAEEQIAEACGIASSVDTCVIVVGDNAGLFGRGTSGEGNDAPDLRLPGDQHRMLDQVLAAAEAAGTRTVVVVLSGRPYALGDFADRAGAIVQGFFPGEEGAEALWDVLTGAVNPSGKLPVSVPRTPGGQPGTYLHSRLAGPSGVSALDPSPLFGFGHGLSYTSFGFSGHAASVPTMSTADAVTVALTVTNTGGVDGAEVVQLYLEDPVGEVVRPVRELIGYARVELAAGASARVEFTVHADRTSFTGLDLKRVVTRGLVRLHVATSSTADVHTHELILHGERRVVGYEREMLTPVTVTQQ, encoded by the coding sequence GTGACCAGCGGTGCCGCCGAAAAGCAAGCCTTCCCCACCTCCGCTGCGGGTTGCCCATCGGGCCCGGACGCAGGCGACGCCGTCGACCGCCTGATCCGGGAGATGACGCTGGAGGAAAAGCTGGCCCAGCTCGCAGGGGTATGGGTGAACGCCTCCACAGACGGCGACTCCGTGGCGCCGCTGCAGAACGAGATGGCCGGGGACGCGCGCTCCTGGGAGGACATGATCTCGTCCGGCCTGGGCCAGATCACACGCATGTACGGCACCGTCCCGCTGGAACCCCTGGAGGGCGCCCGCCGGCTGGCCGCTGCCCAGGAGCAGATTATGGCCGCGTCCCGCTTCCGGATTCCCGCTCAGGTGCACGAGGAATGCCTGGCCGGGCTGGCGGCCTGGAAAGCCACCGCCTTTCCCGTGCCGCTGGCCTGGGGTGCCACATTCAACCCCGTCCTGGTCCGCCGGATGGCCGGGTTGATCGGGGACCAGATGCGCGCCCTCGGCGTCCATCAAGGCCTGGCACCGGTGCTGGACGTGGTGCGGGACCTGCGCTGGGGCCGGGTGGAGGAAACCATTGGCGAGGACCCTTACCTGGTGGGCACCCTGGCCGGCTCCTACGTGCAGGGGCTGGAAGAAACCGGAATCGTGGCCACCCTCAAACACTTCGTGGGCTACTCCGCGTCCCGGGCCGGGCGCAACCACGCTCCGGTGTCCATGGGTCCGCGCGAGCTGGCAGACGTGATGCTGCCCCCGTTCGAACTTGCCCTTAAGCACGGCGGCGCCCGCTCGGTGATGCACGCCTACACGGACATCGACGGTGTACCCGCGGCTGCCAACCGCGCCCTGCTCACCTCGCTATTGCGGGACGAGTGGGGCTTTGCCGGGACGGTGGTGGCGGACTACTTCGGCGTCGCTTTCCTCAACGTCACGCATGGCATCGCCGCCGATTCCGGTGAAGCCGCGGCACTGGCCCTGAAGGCGGGCGTGGACGTGGAACTGCCCACGGTGAACTGCTACGGCAAGCCGCTGCTGGAGCGCGTACGGTCCGGGGATGTATCCGAGTCCCTGGTGGACACCGCGCTCCGACGGGTGCTGAGGCAGAAGCAGGAAGCCGGGCTGCTTGCCCTCGGCTTTGATCCCGCTCCCCCGGTCCTTGCTGCCGGCACCATTGACCTGGATCCGGCCGGCAACCGCGCTCTTGCCCGCGAGATCGCCGCCCAGTCCCTGGTGCTGCTGACCAACAGGACGCACGACGGCGCGCCAAGCCTGCCGCTGCCCGCGGCGGCGTCGGCGTCGCTTGGCGTGGTGGGGCCACTGGCCCAGGATCCATTCGCAATGCTGGGCTGCTACTCCTTTGACGCCCACGTCGGCGCGTCCCACCCCGATGTGCCCATGGGCATCCGGGTTCCCACCGTGGCCGCGGTGGCCGTCGAACGTTTCGGTTCCATCCAGGCCGCCGGCACGGGCAACTGCGAGGCCATCGCCGAGGAACAGATCGCCGAAGCATGCGGCATTGCCTCCTCCGTGGACACCTGCGTCATCGTGGTAGGTGACAACGCCGGTCTCTTCGGCCGCGGCACCTCCGGCGAAGGCAACGATGCGCCGGACCTCCGGCTGCCCGGTGACCAGCACCGCATGCTGGACCAGGTGCTGGCGGCGGCCGAGGCTGCCGGGACGCGGACCGTCGTCGTGGTTCTCAGCGGACGGCCCTACGCCCTGGGCGACTTCGCCGACCGCGCCGGGGCAATCGTCCAGGGTTTCTTCCCGGGGGAAGAGGGCGCCGAGGCGCTGTGGGATGTGCTCACGGGCGCCGTGAACCCCTCCGGCAAACTGCCGGTCTCTGTGCCGCGCACACCCGGGGGCCAGCCGGGAACCTACCTGCACAGCCGGCTCGCCGGCCCGTCCGGTGTCAGCGCCCTGGACCCATCACCGCTGTTCGGCTTTGGCCACGGCCTTTCCTACACCTCGTTCGGATTTTCCGGCCACGCGGCCAGTGTGCCCACCATGTCGACGGCGGACGCCGTCACGGTGGCACTTACGGTGACCAACACCGGCGGGGTTGACGGCGCCGAAGTGGTGCAGCTGTACCTGGAGGACCCGGTGGGCGAGGTGGTCCGGCCGGTGCGCGAGTTGATCGGCTATGCCCGGGTGGAGCTCGCCGCCGGCGCGTCGGCCCGGGTGGAATTCACGGTGCACGCGGACCGTACCTCATTCACGGGGCTGGACCTGAAGCGGGTGGTCACGCGGGGCCTGGTGAGACTCCATGTGGCCACGTCCAGCACCGCTGACGTCCACACCCACGAGCTCATCCTCCACGGCGAGCGCCGGGTGGTGGGTTATGAACGGGAGATGCTGACTCCAGTGACGGTGACGCAGCAGTAG
- a CDS encoding PmoA family protein has protein sequence MTTPATTARPAVPSAQLSIRDDGTALTFTAGGQAIATYTYKPTDSQYESPRPFFHPLTTLGGDEVTISRPWDHVWHKGLSWALPNVGKHNFWGGATYTRATEYANLDNNGAMNHGSFTGIDQSGAGISVSESLTWTSQEGEPVIAESRRFSIQLLDGSGTDPSRNEGAYVILFETRMTNVSAEEILIGSPTTEGRHNAGYGGLFWRGPRSFAGGGFRNPEGTGTDEFMGTRSPWIAFTGKHDVTCRSSTIAFVEDSSNPGAPNQWFARSSMFACLGSAPFFSEEVPLREGSPLTYRYAVVIADGDVDADRARALADAAQAALGSWA, from the coding sequence ATGACTACCCCCGCAACCACTGCCCGCCCAGCCGTGCCCTCAGCCCAGTTGAGTATCCGTGACGACGGCACCGCCCTCACCTTCACCGCCGGCGGCCAGGCCATCGCCACCTACACCTACAAGCCCACAGACAGCCAGTACGAGAGCCCCCGGCCGTTCTTCCACCCCCTCACCACCCTGGGCGGCGACGAGGTCACCATTTCCCGCCCCTGGGACCACGTTTGGCACAAGGGACTCTCCTGGGCGCTGCCGAATGTTGGCAAGCACAACTTCTGGGGCGGTGCCACCTATACCCGCGCCACCGAGTACGCCAACCTGGACAACAACGGTGCCATGAACCACGGGTCCTTCACGGGGATCGACCAGTCCGGAGCCGGAATCTCAGTGTCGGAATCGCTGACCTGGACTTCGCAGGAAGGCGAACCGGTCATCGCGGAGAGCCGCCGCTTCAGCATCCAACTGCTGGACGGCAGCGGAACTGACCCCAGCAGGAATGAGGGCGCCTACGTGATCCTCTTCGAAACCCGGATGACCAATGTCTCCGCCGAGGAGATCCTCATCGGCAGCCCAACCACTGAGGGCCGCCACAACGCCGGCTACGGCGGCCTGTTCTGGCGCGGCCCGCGGTCCTTCGCCGGCGGCGGGTTCCGCAACCCGGAGGGCACGGGGACGGATGAGTTCATGGGCACCCGCTCGCCATGGATCGCCTTCACCGGCAAGCACGACGTCACCTGCCGGTCGTCCACCATCGCGTTCGTGGAGGACAGCTCCAACCCGGGCGCACCCAACCAGTGGTTTGCCAGGTCCTCGATGTTCGCCTGCCTGGGTTCAGCCCCGTTCTTCAGCGAGGAGGTGCCGTTGCGGGAGGGCTCGCCGCTGACCTACCGCTACGCCGTGGTGATTGCCGACGGCGATGTGGACGCCGATCGGGCCCGGGCGCTGGCGGATGCCGCGCAGGCAGCGCTTGGCAGCTGGGCGTAA
- a CDS encoding PASTA domain-containing protein encodes MSPNRSWKPTLALVVLTGLMLTGCGANQAATQPTVTATAVAAVSENVTVPGVTGLTLDKATDQLEELGLKVDAVDSAHGKSIIVKKNWQVTTQDPANGAQAAKGSTVHLGVKNLDDVAAEKAAAEKATAAKVAAEKAAADQAAAAKAAAEKATADKAAADQAAAAKAAADQAARDAAAKLAAEQAAAQQAAQAPAPAAVGGATPGAFCSPTGAVGLSSKGVTYTCKPSATDSRSRWRQ; translated from the coding sequence ATGAGCCCGAATCGCAGCTGGAAGCCAACGCTGGCTCTCGTTGTGTTGACCGGCCTCATGCTGACGGGCTGCGGCGCCAACCAGGCAGCGACGCAGCCGACGGTCACGGCAACCGCAGTGGCAGCCGTCTCCGAGAACGTCACCGTTCCCGGCGTAACCGGCCTGACTTTAGACAAGGCCACGGACCAGCTGGAAGAACTCGGCCTCAAGGTTGACGCCGTCGACTCAGCCCACGGCAAGTCGATCATCGTCAAGAAGAACTGGCAGGTGACAACCCAGGACCCCGCCAATGGTGCACAGGCCGCGAAGGGCTCCACCGTGCACCTCGGCGTCAAGAACCTCGACGACGTGGCCGCAGAGAAGGCAGCTGCCGAAAAGGCGACGGCTGCCAAGGTTGCGGCCGAGAAGGCTGCAGCCGATCAGGCAGCCGCAGCTAAGGCCGCAGCTGAGAAGGCCACTGCGGATAAAGCCGCTGCCGACCAGGCTGCAGCAGCCAAAGCTGCGGCGGACCAGGCGGCCCGGGACGCGGCGGCTAAGCTGGCGGCCGAGCAAGCGGCGGCGCAGCAGGCGGCTCAGGCACCTGCGCCGGCTGCCGTCGGTGGCGCAACACCTGGCGCCTTTTGCTCGCCGACTGGCGCTGTGGGGCTGAGCAGCAAGGGTGTCACCTACACCTGCAAGCCGTCGGCTACGGATTCGCGTTCACGGTGGCGTCAGTAG
- a CDS encoding DUF624 domain-containing protein — MTERQLVVQKKAEYGAGPLFRAAGAVAGVLMGSVLLMLANALLFLALLAAPLAGSWLVVVALVPVGPALVAAMYAFNRLLAGHATGVYRDFVRGYRMNFAQAIRVWLPYVIILAVIGVNLAGLPAALGPGNPVEAALRAALLVLALLVATAALHALLLLSRFSFRTRDLYRLSLYSFGARKRVSLGNAGILFVTATLLLMTTAYLLPVIAGAVVYLACLNSRPLLRLVEEKFTAR; from the coding sequence GTGACCGAAAGGCAGTTGGTGGTTCAGAAGAAGGCGGAGTACGGCGCCGGCCCCCTGTTCAGGGCGGCCGGCGCCGTAGCCGGCGTGTTGATGGGCTCGGTGCTCCTGATGCTGGCCAACGCACTGCTGTTCCTGGCCCTTCTGGCGGCGCCGCTGGCGGGAAGCTGGCTGGTCGTCGTGGCCCTGGTCCCGGTGGGCCCGGCCCTTGTCGCGGCCATGTACGCATTCAACCGGCTGCTGGCCGGGCACGCCACGGGTGTGTACCGGGACTTTGTCCGCGGCTACCGGATGAACTTTGCCCAGGCCATTCGGGTGTGGCTGCCATACGTGATCATCCTTGCCGTGATCGGCGTCAACCTGGCGGGGCTGCCGGCCGCGCTGGGGCCGGGCAATCCCGTGGAAGCGGCGCTCCGGGCGGCGCTGCTGGTCCTTGCCCTGCTGGTGGCCACCGCGGCCCTGCACGCACTTTTGCTGTTGTCCCGGTTTTCATTCCGTACGCGGGACCTTTACCGGCTCTCCCTGTACAGCTTCGGTGCGCGGAAGCGGGTTTCCCTGGGCAACGCAGGCATCCTGTTCGTCACCGCCACTCTGCTGCTGATGACTACCGCGTACCTGCTGCCGGTCATCGCCGGGGCCGTCGTGTACCTGGCCTGCCTGAACTCCCGGCCGCTGCTGCGCCTGGTGGAGGAGAAGTTCACCGCTCGCTAG
- a CDS encoding cupin domain-containing protein → MGSTFPGATGLSEISIYDWPGADGAAGGSPHVHTASTEAYVVLEGAGRLETLDSRGFTSTPLVPGAVLWFTPGTVHRAINDSGDLRVLVVMQNAGLPEHGDAVMTFPPEHLAEAETYRRAAALEHRDADAGLAVGEEAARRRRDLALEGYFALKQAVLVSGPSALAAFHAAAARLVADRTGTWTELLAGGAARQAEVTRQQLASLDTAESIYLAEARTTMGKRENRRIYGMCGRIQTWELSDN, encoded by the coding sequence ATGGGCTCAACCTTTCCCGGTGCCACCGGGCTGTCCGAGATCAGCATCTACGACTGGCCCGGCGCGGATGGCGCCGCCGGCGGGTCCCCGCACGTGCACACCGCCTCCACCGAGGCATACGTGGTGCTGGAAGGTGCCGGCCGGCTGGAGACGCTGGACTCGCGTGGCTTCACGTCCACCCCGCTGGTTCCGGGTGCGGTCCTTTGGTTCACTCCGGGCACCGTGCACCGCGCCATCAACGATTCGGGCGACCTGAGGGTCCTGGTGGTCATGCAGAACGCGGGGCTGCCCGAGCACGGCGACGCCGTGATGACTTTCCCGCCGGAGCACCTTGCCGAAGCGGAAACATACCGCCGCGCGGCGGCTTTGGAGCACAGGGATGCCGACGCCGGGCTGGCCGTCGGGGAGGAAGCCGCCCGCCGCCGTCGTGATTTGGCGCTGGAAGGCTACTTTGCCCTGAAGCAGGCCGTGCTTGTCTCCGGCCCGTCAGCACTGGCGGCCTTCCACGCCGCGGCTGCCCGGCTGGTAGCTGACAGGACCGGGACCTGGACTGAGCTGCTGGCCGGAGGAGCAGCCCGGCAGGCTGAGGTGACCCGGCAGCAATTGGCATCTTTGGACACGGCCGAAAGTATCTATCTGGCAGAAGCGCGAACTACGATGGGAAAACGGGAAAACCGCAGAATTTACGGGATGTGTGGCCGAATCCAGACGTGGGAACTTTCCGATAACTAG
- a CDS encoding Gfo/Idh/MocA family protein → MRTYRVAIVGTGGIAAVHADNLARTDGRAELVAACDVDQGRLDAFAEKHGIPGTYLTLAELLAEAKPDVVHLCTPPMLHIDQAIECLEAGVHVLSEKPPALSLADFDRLQVAQAKGGAQFSCVFQHRFGDASAAARRLIGGSEFGRPLVARCDTLWYRPDSYWDLPWRGTWNAEGGGPTMGHGIHQFDLLLHLLGPWEEVTAIAGRQARDTSTEDLSAALVRFRNGAVATIVNSLLSPRETSDIRIDCEFATVELSHLYGYSTDNWTITGAPGHEDQVSSAWTGQPLERGSGHSAQFLAMYDALDAGRPLPAGADSARQTLELAAAIYASAFTGQAVRRGEIVPGHPFYGGMDGDGLGTAVLESTAFNAPAAAASSFNSTPA, encoded by the coding sequence ATGCGGACGTACAGAGTGGCCATCGTGGGAACAGGCGGAATCGCCGCGGTGCACGCGGACAATCTGGCCCGGACAGACGGGCGGGCAGAGCTTGTAGCCGCCTGCGATGTTGACCAGGGCCGGCTGGACGCCTTTGCCGAAAAGCACGGGATCCCCGGCACCTACCTCACCCTGGCCGAGCTGCTCGCGGAGGCCAAGCCGGACGTCGTCCACCTTTGTACCCCTCCGATGCTTCACATCGACCAGGCCATCGAATGCCTCGAAGCCGGTGTCCATGTGCTCTCCGAGAAGCCACCGGCGCTGAGCCTGGCGGACTTCGACCGGCTTCAGGTGGCACAGGCGAAGGGAGGTGCGCAGTTTTCCTGCGTGTTCCAGCACCGCTTCGGCGATGCCTCCGCCGCGGCCCGGCGGCTGATTGGCGGCAGCGAGTTCGGCCGCCCGCTGGTGGCCCGGTGCGACACCCTCTGGTACCGGCCGGACAGTTATTGGGACCTGCCCTGGCGCGGAACCTGGAATGCCGAGGGGGGTGGACCAACCATGGGCCATGGCATCCACCAGTTCGATTTGCTCCTGCACCTGCTCGGCCCATGGGAGGAAGTGACTGCGATCGCCGGGCGGCAGGCGCGCGACACCTCCACCGAGGACCTGTCAGCCGCGCTGGTACGGTTCCGCAACGGGGCCGTGGCCACCATCGTCAACTCCCTGCTTTCGCCGCGGGAAACGTCGGATATCCGGATCGACTGCGAGTTCGCCACCGTGGAATTGAGCCACCTTTACGGCTACAGCACGGACAACTGGACCATCACGGGCGCGCCGGGCCACGAGGACCAGGTCAGCAGTGCGTGGACCGGTCAGCCGCTGGAACGCGGCAGCGGCCACTCCGCCCAGTTCCTGGCCATGTACGACGCGCTCGACGCAGGCCGCCCCCTTCCGGCCGGAGCAGACTCCGCCCGGCAAACGCTGGAGCTGGCTGCTGCGATCTACGCTTCAGCCTTCACGGGGCAGGCGGTGCGCCGGGGCGAGATCGTCCCCGGCCACCCCTTCTACGGCGGGATGGACGGGGACGGGCTGGGCACTGCCGTCCTGGAATCGACAGCCTTCAATGCACCAGCGGCGGCCGCATCATCCTTCAATTCCACCCCCGCCTGA
- a CDS encoding GmrSD restriction endonuclease domain-containing protein: MLLGALSGGPGGALVFLGISAALTGLYVLLTGRRSWAWLPAKRKAGAVALAMSFALFIGGAIALPHVASADLEAASSESTAKAAPAKAGPTATPKATPSSTPTPTPTAQETGEPLDPDNTYVLAAGVTATAPNTQPAYATKALDLLAALPIKGRAPKTGYDRAQFGQAWADVDRNGCDTRNDILKRDLTGIAYTNSVPCKVQSGTLADPYTGTTISFVRGSGTSSAVQIDHVVALSDAWQKGAQQLTVEQRTAFANDPLNLQATDGPTNQQKGDGDAATWLPPNKGFRCEYVARQISVKVTYGLWVTQAEHDAMARILGDCAGQLAPTNQLAPVVAAPAPAAVAPAPVAPAPAPVAPAPAPAPVAPAPAPVAPAPAPVAPAAAYYANCTAARAAGAAPLYAGQAGYRPALDRDSDGIACE; the protein is encoded by the coding sequence ATGCTCTTGGGGGCCCTCAGCGGCGGACCCGGCGGTGCCCTGGTCTTCCTGGGCATCTCGGCCGCCCTGACCGGTCTGTACGTATTGCTCACGGGACGGCGCTCCTGGGCGTGGCTTCCCGCCAAACGCAAGGCCGGCGCCGTCGCCCTTGCTATGTCCTTTGCACTCTTTATTGGTGGTGCCATCGCCCTGCCGCACGTGGCCAGCGCGGACCTTGAGGCGGCCTCCTCGGAGAGCACTGCCAAGGCCGCGCCCGCGAAAGCGGGCCCGACGGCGACGCCCAAGGCGACGCCGTCGTCCACCCCAACTCCTACGCCCACGGCCCAGGAGACCGGGGAGCCCCTGGATCCGGACAACACGTACGTCCTGGCTGCGGGCGTCACCGCCACCGCACCGAACACGCAGCCGGCGTACGCCACGAAGGCTCTGGACCTGCTGGCCGCCCTTCCCATCAAGGGCCGGGCGCCAAAGACCGGGTATGACCGGGCGCAGTTCGGCCAGGCGTGGGCGGACGTGGACCGGAACGGCTGCGACACCCGCAACGACATCCTCAAACGCGACCTCACCGGCATCGCGTACACGAACAGTGTGCCGTGCAAGGTGCAGTCGGGAACCCTCGCGGATCCTTACACGGGTACGACGATCAGCTTTGTCCGGGGCTCGGGCACCAGCAGCGCCGTGCAGATCGACCACGTGGTGGCCCTGAGTGACGCCTGGCAGAAAGGTGCCCAGCAGTTGACCGTGGAGCAGCGGACGGCGTTTGCGAATGATCCGCTGAACCTGCAGGCCACCGACGGTCCCACCAACCAGCAAAAGGGCGACGGCGACGCGGCCACCTGGTTGCCGCCGAACAAGGGCTTCCGGTGCGAGTACGTTGCCCGCCAGATTTCCGTGAAGGTGACGTACGGGCTGTGGGTTACGCAGGCGGAGCACGACGCGATGGCCCGGATCCTTGGTGACTGCGCCGGACAGTTGGCTCCGACGAACCAGCTGGCTCCTGTTGTTGCTGCGCCGGCACCTGCTGCAGTGGCTCCTGCTCCCGTTGCGCCCGCTCCGGCCCCGGTTGCCCCCGCGCCTGCTCCGGCCCCGGTGGCCCCCGCTCCTGCCCCGGTTGCCCCCGCTCCTGCCCCGGTTGCACCTGCTGCTGCCTACTACGCCAACTGCACCGCGGCGAGGGCTGCCGGTGCTGCACCGCTGTACGCGGGCCAAGCCGGTTACCGTCCCGCGCTGGACCGTGACTCCGACGGCATTGCCTGCGAGTAG
- a CDS encoding VOC family protein: MQMRLEVVQVPVSDVDKSKAFYTEKLGFALDHDVEHIPGMRVVQLTPPGSATSVVIGTGMTTMAPGSLEGLQLVVPDITAVREELVGRGADISEIQDLGGVLFAYFSDPDGNRWVMQGQTTQDIRDAHKT; encoded by the coding sequence ATGCAGATGCGCCTCGAGGTTGTACAGGTCCCGGTTTCCGACGTCGACAAGTCAAAAGCGTTCTACACCGAAAAACTGGGCTTCGCCCTGGACCACGACGTGGAACACATCCCGGGCATGAGAGTGGTCCAGCTGACGCCCCCGGGTTCCGCCACATCAGTGGTCATTGGCACCGGGATGACCACCATGGCACCGGGCAGCCTGGAAGGACTTCAACTGGTGGTTCCGGACATCACCGCCGTCCGCGAGGAACTGGTCGGGCGCGGGGCGGACATCAGCGAGATCCAGGACCTCGGCGGCGTCCTTTTCGCCTACTTCAGCGACCCTGACGGCAACCGCTGGGTAATGCAGGGGCAGACCACGCAGGACATCCGGGACGCCCACAAAACGTAA